In the genome of Carya illinoinensis cultivar Pawnee chromosome 13, C.illinoinensisPawnee_v1, whole genome shotgun sequence, the window GAAATCTGTCTTCGACAAATTATACTAATGTTTAATCCTACCTTTCAGCCCTTTTTTAATAAGTACCTTTCagcccttttcttttcttcttcttcttcttcttctttttgtgttGTAGTTCATTGGATAGGATGGCTTTTGTTGCGCCAAAGATTCGCCATGAGTTGTCAGTTTGATAGGATTCTCATCTGGTTGAGCTCGTCATTAGTTTTGTTAAACAGCTGGTTATCACATACTGTAGGCAATGAATTTAGAAATCCCAAAATCCCGCTTGTCGCAAATTCGGGCTTTAGGAATTTACATTGATAATTTTCTGTAATGTTTCTGTTGGCGTTAGTGATTATTTGCTATATTTTCCTATAACTATGCCGTATGATCGTGTTATGTTTACTACTGTGGATACTGTACTGCTGTGCTGTGTATGGTAGGCACAGAATCCTCCCAAGAAATTAGATTGTATCAATGAAAATAGTTCAGAcaaatttttaatagaaaatattaaaataataaataaatatatccaGACAAATTTGATGGCGTAGAAAGTGCCTTGTGCATCTCGTTTTGCACATAGATTTGCAGTAACGTTCTGCAAGATTCATGGGCGGAGGCCAAGACTGAAGAAGGCGGCGGAGGCTAAGTTCTGGACTGAAAATGAGAGGGTGAGAATCAAGATTCTTGTGGAGGCTGATCTTCAACTGCAGTTTGTACTACCGCAACTACTGATATAATGATCCGAATAATCACCCCAATATGTCATCACATTGAGGGCGATTTTTGCTCCTTGGCTTGATCTTCCTGCATGGGTTACTTGCAAGTCAGAAtacaaaagcaaattaagcttatatatatatatatatataaggtccGTACTTCTTATGAATGAATGTCAAATGAAAAGctttgaagatttttttctaTGTATCAAACTAAGGATATGCTAGTTTGAAAATGGATTCTTCTTGCAAAGAATTTTTATCTTTGatcacaaatattttatttggacgAAGAGCCACCTTGCAATGGGTGACTTTTGGAAAGAACTTGAACCAAATGAAACTAGCTTTCTAATTTTTAAGGCGCGCATGCTTGTAAACGGCTGTAAGAATTAGtaccaagaaagaaaaatattaaaagatttaCGCCCCGTTCTGATTTGAAATGCGTTTCAtctcatcataatttttttaaaatattacacaaaatacaataaattattcaacttttttaaatctcaatttaacttttccaaattccaaaacagcaataatattaaaaaataatattctaataatattttattcaattttcatcattcatccaaaaccatctcatctcatctttaaaTTCAAACCAGCCcttattaaaattttagatatactattttcattttaaatattaacatTCTCAATTATATTTCACATGTGGCACAGTTGAAATACTTGACGCATTAAGTCACTCTAGATGGTGTTACATCTGTAAATATGATTGGAAATTACAAAAtctagaatgaaaaataacgTTATTTTTAGATAGAATTTGTCAAAATGATAAAgcccaaaaaatccaaaagcCACCTTTTTGAAACCTTGTAGAATGATTAGTTACCGCAAAAGCATTAGTGTGTGCACAAATGAATTTTCAAAACTACGGAGAGACATGTGCAAGTTGAGCAACCCATACATAGATACTGACAAACGTAGCAATGCATGTTTCCTATTTTGCTCATATAATATGTGCGCAAACTACGTAAATAAGATTTgtgcaaataattattttagagatCTTGGGGTTTACCTTGCTTGTTCCTCTAAAATCCGCTTGTCCAGAAACCTCATCAGATACTTGAGGGAGATCATAGTCATTCTCTGCCGAACAACACCTGCTCAAACGCATgcagataaattttttgtttctcCTCTAACTGTACATGAAAGGATATCCCAAAATTCCAAACTCTGTGGTATTTGAGCTGTCTGGCAAAGCCTGTAGCCTGTCACAATCCCATATTTCCATATTATCGAGAGAGCTGAGGCTTTTCAGTCCCTTGGGTAGGGATTTAAGACTTGGCAGACGCTCAAGATGAAGAGAGCATAAACTACTTGGCAGCAACCACTTCTCTGGAAAAGATACTAACCCCTGACATCCACCCAAGGACAAATCCATGAGACAAGTGAGTCTGTGCAGCCCCCACTCAAAGGAGGGCCTGAGATTCTCAGAGTCTAAAATTGAAAGTGACTGCAGATTGGCAGGTAACCCCCCTTCTGGAAATGATGCAAGACTTGAGCAACCATTTATATGTAGTTCTTGAAGAGATGTGAGGTTGCACATCCAATTTGGTAGGGACTTGAGACTCTGGCAATTGGAGATTCTAATTGATCGCAACTTGGCTGGCAAGCCGGGTTCTGGAAAATACAGAAGAAGTGGGCAATCAACTATTTCCAAGTAATCGAGATACACGAGGTTTTGTAGGCCTCCAGGTAATGACTTGAGGTCTTTACAATTGTTGATGATAAGTTCTTCAAGGCTTATGGCAGTGCTAGATGTGACTCTGGACAGTCCAAAAGTACCTTCCGAGAAGGACCTAATAGAatgacaaaatgaaattttgaagACTTTAAGGCAAGTATTGTTGTGCATCTGCTCTGGAAACGACTCCAACTTCTTGCAGTTATGGATTTCAAGTTTCTTAAGTGTGCTGGGAAACTGGCCTCTTGGTAAAGATGTGAGAGAGGAGCAATCTTCAATTACCAAATATTCGAGTAAAAGAGGTTCCTCATTGTTATGCATCTTCCACTCAGGCAGGAACTGCAGAGCCTCACATTCCTTGATTTCAAGGCCAATAAGCATGGAAGGCAAGCCTGTCTCAGGAAAGGAGACAAGCAAGGGGCACTTGAAGACCCTCAACTCCTTAAGAGAGGAGAGTTCATGTAAACTTGGTGGCAACTGCTCCAACAATGGACATCCTGAAATCTCCAGTCGTTGGAGGCGTTGGAGATTTTGAAATCCAATTTCACTCGACAAAGAAGTGATCTCACCAATATGGGCAACCTGTAATTCTTCCAGAGATGTTAGCTTCTGAAGAAACCCTTCAAGCAAACATGTGAGCCTGGGAATTTCACACATACGCAAGTAGCTGAGTGAAGGGAGCTTAACCATATTTCGCAACAGTTCCTCATCAATCTTGTTTACATCTAACTCGCGGATTGAAGGAAGCCTTGGAAGTTCTTTCAATACTTGGCATCCATTTATTTCAAGCATTGTCAACGAAGGAAAGAGACGCGGTAGTTCCCTCAGTTTGGGGCATGTCCATATAGAAAGCTCAAGGAGGCATGGGAATTCTCTGCCTTGTTCTAAGCTATCATCAACTGTAAGAAGCCTTGGAGGGGTTTCCAGTTCTTTACATTCCTtaatactcatttttttcaaggCAGGAAAATGGTGTGAGAATTTCCTAAGCTTAGGACAGTTACAAATTTCAATCTTTTGAAGGTTATTGAAGTCTCCCCTGACTTCAAGTCCAGAAGAAGACCATTCCTCCCATTGTAACATGCTGTCAAACTTTAAAGTTTCCAATGCTGGGAAAGGCATAGCAGAAGAACGCCCATCCCCATAGAACTCAGTTCCTATTCTCTTTATTTCTTCCATTCCTTCAATCACGAGTTCTTTGAGAGAAGTTAGTTGCCCAAGTGGTGGTAGATAACTACACTTTCTGCAATTGCTAATTCTTAGAAGATTCAGATTGGAGAACAAAGGGGATCCCATCCAACTTGGGAATTTTGTACCTCCATAATCACTGATTATGATTTGCTTGATGTTTTTGTGTGGTTGCAACATTTCAAGAACATCTGTTGCAACTGTTTCGTTTATTGAACCATCCAAACTGTTGCTCCATCCCACTGTTCGCTCAGCAGATTCTTGTGTATAACTTGTTATGAGTTCCCCAAAGTTTGgaaatcttatatttttaaagtcTCTGGTGCTGGGATCTTCGTGGATTTTGAGAACTTGTGGCATGTCAGAATCTTTGAAGCTGTCACTCCATTGGAATATTAACTGATCGAGTTCCTGCTTGTCCTTCAAATTAGCCTCCACTGTATCATCAAAACTGACAACGTTTTTCAGTCCGGAAATGTGAAGCGATCCTCGAAGTTGCAACATGTCCTTCAAGCCTCCAATTTTTAACCCACCGTCTTTACCCACTATATAAGTAGACAACGTCTGAAGATTCTTCAATCTACAAATTTCCTGAGGCATCTCTTTTAACCCGCTTGCACTAATAAGGAGATGTCGTAAGCTTGTTAGGTTCCCCATCTTGGAAGGCAGCTTATTGAGTGAGTTACATTGCCACAGGATTAAAGTCTGTAAATTGTAAAGACTACCTGCTGAGTCGGGTAACCTTTGAATTGCTGTGTAAGAAAGGTCCAGGTAGCGTAGATGTTTCAAGTCACCAATGGAATCTGGCAATTCAGTGATACGATAAGCATTGAATGACAACACCCGTAGATATCTTAACTTTGGCAAGAGATCACCAGGCACATTATTAGCCATATAGCTAACTCCAATCAAGCCAGTTGGATCCACTGGCAGGAAGGTGCGTAAGCGTTCAACTCCATTGAAGGCCTCAAATTTTGGGAGCAAATCACGCCTGCCACGACGGTATGAGGAATGACGAGCCCTCCCAAAAATTCTGCTTTGATTGGCATTCTTTAACTTATCCCCCAGTCTGAAGCAAAACTCACCAGAAACAACATCGGCTAAATCTCTAATGAGGCCATGCATTACAAATCGTGATTTATTGTCGATAGATTCCTGAAAGAATGACCTTGATACTAGCTCAAGAAAATATTCGCCACCCACTTCTTCAAGTCTTTTATTTGCTTTAGGTGTCTGCACAAATCCTTCTGCCAGCCATAGCAAAACTAGAGATTCCTCATCAAATTCATATCCCAAGGGGAAGATCGAGCAATATGCAAAACATTGCTTCAAATGTGCAGGAAGGTGATGATAGCTGAGCCTTAGACTCTGAAGAATATCACTTTCATCATCCAGTAGATCCCATATTTTCCTATTTAATATATCTTTCCATTCGTTGTCTTCTTGTCTAGAGCGCAACAGGATTCCCAGTCTCTTTACTGCTAAGGGTAAACCTTCGCACTTTTTCACAACCTTCCTCCCAACTGCCTCCAAATTTGGATAGGCAGCAATGTTTCTATCCGCAAATGCATGGCTTGTGAAC includes:
- the LOC122292019 gene encoding putative disease resistance RPP13-like protein 1, coding for MAVGEAVLSAFLQVLFDRLASREFVGLLQSRKYDDLLEKLKITLLTVTALLNDAEEKQFRSPAVEKWLHMAKEALYDAEDILDELTSEALRCKVEAESRDSPNQVWKWTPSGAGMESKLKKVIEKLELIAKYKDVLGLNNEGRSSGLKQRLPTTSLVDETCVYGRVHDKDMIIELLLRDTPTSKDKIGVIPIVGMGGVGKTTLAQVVYNDRRVEKHFTLRIWVCVSDQFDVLRVTKTILRSVTLADTDLDDLNLLQVSLKKKLVGRRFLLVFDDVWNKRNHDWDLLWSPLKAGVRGSKILMTTRNRDAASSLGTVPAHHLTGLSFEDCWLLFTSHAFADRNIAAYPNLEAVGRKVVKKCEGLPLAVKRLGILLRSRQEDNEWKDILNRKIWDLLDDESDILQSLRLSYHHLPAHLKQCFAYCSIFPLGYEFDEESLVLLWLAEGFVQTPKANKRLEEVGGEYFLELVSRSFFQESIDNKSRFVMHGLIRDLADVVSGEFCFRLGDKLKNANQSRIFGRARHSSYRRGRRDLLPKFEAFNGVERLRTFLPVDPTGLIGVSYMANNVPGDLLPKLRYLRVLSFNAYRITELPDSIGDLKHLRYLDLSYTAIQRLPDSAGSLYNLQTLILWQCNSLNKLPSKMGNLTSLRHLLISASGLKEMPQEICRLKNLQTLSTYIVGKDGGLKIGGLKDMLQLRGSLHISGLKNVVSFDDTVEANLKDKQELDQLIFQWSDSFKDSDMPQVLKIHEDPSTRDFKNIRFPNFGELITSYTQESAERTVGWSNSLDGSINETVATDVLEMLQPHKNIKQIIISDYGGTKFPSWMGSPLFSNLNLLRISNCRKCSYLPPLGQLTSLKELVIEGMEEIKRIGTEFYGDGRSSAMPFPALETLKFDSMLQWEEWSSSGLEVRGDFNNLQKIEICNCPKLRKFSHHFPALKKMSIKECKELETPPRLLTVDDSLEQGREFPCLLELSIWTCPKLRELPRLFPSLTMLEINGCQVLKELPRLPSIRELDVNKIDEELLRNMVKLPSLSYLRMCEIPRLTCLLEGFLQKLTSLEELQVAHIGEITSLSSEIGFQNLQRLQRLEISGCPLLEQLPPSLHELSSLKELRVFKCPLLVSFPETGLPSMLIGLEIKECEALQFLPEWKMHNNEEPLLLEYLVIEDCSSLTSLPRGQFPSTLKKLEIHNCKKLESFPEQMHNNTCLKVFKISFCHSIRSFSEGTFGLSRVTSSTAISLEELIINNCKDLKSLPGGLQNLVYLDYLEIVDCPLLLYFPEPGLPAKLRSIRISNCQSLKSLPNWMCNLTSLQELHINGCSSLASFPEGGLPANLQSLSILDSENLRPSFEWGLHRLTCLMDLSLGGCQGLVSFPEKWLLPSSLCSLHLERLPSLKSLPKGLKSLSSLDNMEIWDCDRLQALPDSSNTTEFGILGYPFMYS